The Pseudomonas asiatica genome has a segment encoding these proteins:
- a CDS encoding chemotaxis protein, which produces MATQNARADSLSLLLFTLRSGKLMAINLLKVSEIIPCPPLTKLPESHPHVKGVATLRGNPLSVIDLSRAIGERPLADPDGGCLIVTEISRSRQGLHVQAVSRIVHCLSTDIKPPPYGSGSRSFITGVTRVDNTLVQVLDIEKVIHAIAPPVPEAPHGTLSEEDASLLAAANILVVDDSQVALQQSVHTLRNLGIECHTARSAKDAINVLLELQGTAQEINVIVSDIEMSEMDGYAFTRTLRETPDFQHLYILLHTSLDSAMSSEKATQAGANAILTKFSSPELTDCLVVAARAVVFAER; this is translated from the coding sequence ATGGCCACGCAAAATGCCCGCGCGGATTCGCTGTCCCTGCTGCTGTTCACCCTGCGCAGCGGCAAGTTGATGGCAATCAACCTGCTCAAGGTCAGCGAGATAATTCCCTGCCCGCCGCTGACCAAGCTGCCCGAATCGCACCCCCACGTGAAAGGCGTGGCGACCCTGCGCGGCAATCCGCTGTCGGTCATCGACCTGTCCCGCGCCATCGGCGAACGGCCGCTGGCCGACCCGGACGGCGGCTGCCTGATCGTCACCGAGATCAGCCGCTCGCGCCAGGGTCTGCATGTGCAGGCGGTCAGCCGCATCGTGCATTGCCTGAGCACCGACATCAAACCACCACCCTACGGCTCGGGCAGCCGCTCGTTCATCACCGGCGTGACCCGGGTCGACAACACCCTGGTGCAGGTGCTGGACATCGAAAAAGTCATCCATGCCATCGCCCCGCCGGTGCCGGAGGCGCCTCACGGCACCTTGAGCGAGGAAGACGCCAGCCTGCTGGCCGCCGCCAACATCCTGGTGGTGGACGACAGCCAGGTGGCCCTGCAGCAGTCGGTGCACACCCTGCGCAACCTCGGCATCGAATGCCACACCGCGCGCAGCGCCAAGGACGCCATCAACGTGTTGCTTGAACTGCAGGGCACCGCGCAGGAAATCAACGTGATCGTCTCCGACATCGAAATGAGCGAAATGGACGGCTACGCCTTCACTCGCACCCTGCGCGAAACCCCCGATTTCCAGCACCTGTACATATTGCTGCACACCTCGCTGGACAGCGCCATGAGCAGCGAAAAGGCGACCCAGGCCGGGGCCAATGCCATCCTCACCAAGTTCTCTTCGCCGGAGCTGACCGATTGTCTGGTGGTGGCGGCGCGCGCCGTGGTGTTCGCCGAGCGCTGA
- the norR gene encoding nitric oxide reductase transcriptional regulator NorR, which translates to MTTKPLLTTLLPLVSDLSRDLPDQERYRRLLQAMRGLLPCDAAALLRLDGEWLVPLAVDGLSPDTLGRRFRVSEHPRFQILLSSAEPTRFASDSELPDPYDGLVNAPDANLEVHDCMGCPLMVDERPWGLVTLDALTPGQFQSLELGALQAFASLAAATVTVAERIEHLALRAEDEHHRAEIYRQASGQDKELIGQSPAHKRLVEEIRLVGGSDLTVLITGETGVGKELVAQALHQASNRADKPLVSLNCAALPDTLVESELFGHVRGAFTGAHGERRGKFELANGGTLFLDEVGELPLTVQAKLLRVLQSGQLQRLGSDREHRVDVRLIAATNRDLAAEVRTGNFRADFYHRLSVYPLHVPPLRERGRDVLLLAGYFLEQNRSRLGLNSLRLSSEAQAALLAYDWPGNVRELEHLIGRSALKALGQHSDRPRILTLEAIDLDLRATATPGTAPSPAVPLPAAPLPEGGLRAAVDDYQRQVIEACLQRHEENWAAAARELGLDRANLSRLARRLGLR; encoded by the coding sequence ATGACCACGAAGCCCTTGCTCACCACCCTGCTGCCCCTGGTCAGCGACCTTTCCCGCGACCTGCCCGACCAGGAACGCTATCGCCGCCTGCTGCAGGCCATGCGTGGGTTGCTGCCCTGCGATGCCGCCGCGCTGCTGCGCCTGGACGGCGAGTGGCTGGTGCCGCTGGCAGTGGACGGGCTGAGCCCCGATACCCTGGGCCGGCGCTTCCGGGTCAGTGAGCACCCTCGCTTCCAGATCCTGCTCAGCAGCGCGGAACCCACCCGCTTCGCCAGCGACTCCGAGCTGCCCGACCCTTACGACGGCCTGGTCAACGCCCCCGATGCCAACCTGGAGGTACATGACTGCATGGGTTGCCCGTTGATGGTCGACGAGCGCCCTTGGGGGCTGGTTACCCTCGATGCCCTCACCCCCGGGCAGTTCCAGAGCCTGGAGCTGGGCGCCCTGCAGGCCTTCGCCAGCCTGGCCGCCGCCACGGTCACCGTGGCCGAGCGCATCGAGCACCTGGCCCTGCGCGCGGAAGACGAACACCACCGCGCGGAGATCTACCGCCAGGCCAGCGGCCAGGACAAAGAGCTGATTGGCCAGAGCCCCGCGCACAAGCGCCTGGTGGAGGAAATCCGCCTGGTCGGTGGCAGCGACCTGACCGTGCTGATCACCGGTGAGACCGGCGTCGGCAAGGAGTTGGTGGCCCAGGCCCTGCACCAGGCCAGCAACCGCGCCGACAAACCGCTGGTCAGCCTCAACTGTGCCGCCCTGCCCGACACCCTGGTGGAAAGCGAACTGTTCGGTCATGTGCGTGGCGCCTTCACCGGCGCCCATGGCGAGCGTCGCGGCAAATTCGAGCTCGCCAATGGCGGCACACTGTTCCTCGACGAAGTCGGTGAGCTGCCACTGACGGTGCAAGCCAAGCTGTTGCGCGTGCTGCAGAGCGGCCAGTTGCAGCGCCTGGGTTCGGACCGCGAACACCGGGTGGATGTGCGCCTGATCGCAGCCACCAACCGCGACCTGGCAGCAGAAGTGCGCACTGGCAACTTCCGCGCCGACTTCTACCACCGCCTCAGCGTATACCCGCTGCATGTGCCGCCGCTGCGCGAACGTGGGCGTGATGTGCTGCTACTGGCCGGCTACTTCCTCGAACAGAACCGTTCGCGCCTGGGCCTGAACAGCCTGCGCCTTAGCAGCGAGGCCCAGGCCGCGCTGCTGGCCTACGACTGGCCAGGCAACGTGCGTGAACTGGAACACCTGATCGGCCGCTCGGCGCTCAAGGCGCTGGGCCAACATTCCGACAGGCCACGCATACTCACCCTGGAAGCCATCGACCTGGACCTGCGCGCAACGGCAACGCCCGGCACCGCGCCCTCCCCTGCTGTGCCCTTGCCGGCGGCGCCGCTACCCGAGGGGGGCCTGCGCGCAGCCGTCGACGACTACCAGCGCCAGGTGATCGAGGCCTGCTTGCAGCGGCACGAAGAAAACTGGGCAGCGGCTGCCCGGGAACTCGGCCTGGACCGCGCCAACCTTAGCCGCCTGGCCCGTAGGCTCGGGCTGCGCTGA
- the hmpA gene encoding NO-inducible flavohemoprotein produces MLNAEQRAIIKATVPLLESGGEALTTHFYKMMLSEYPQVRPLFNQAHQASGDQPRALANGVLMYARHIDQLEQLGGLVGQIINKHVALQILPEHYPIVGSCLLRAIEEVLGKEIATPAVIDAWGAAYGQLADILIGAEENLYKQKEEAEGGWRGTREFRLVRREQESSEIVSFYFAPVDGKPVLKAEPGQYIGLKLDIDGAEQRRNYSLSALCDGKEYRISVKREAGGKVSNYLHDVLAVGDTLQLFPPAGDFTLAAGDKPLVLISGGVGITPTLPMLQAALQTQREVHFIHCARNGAVHAFRDWIDELAERHPQLKRFYCYAEPQDGAAADAVGLLSEDLLAEWLPQERDVDAYFLGPKGFMAAVKRQLKGLGVPEQQSRYEFFGPAAALE; encoded by the coding sequence ATGCTCAATGCCGAACAACGTGCAATCATCAAGGCCACTGTCCCCCTGCTGGAAAGCGGCGGCGAAGCGCTGACCACCCACTTCTACAAGATGATGCTCAGCGAGTACCCGCAAGTGCGCCCGCTGTTCAACCAGGCCCACCAGGCCAGCGGTGACCAACCGCGAGCCCTGGCCAACGGCGTGCTGATGTATGCCCGCCACATCGACCAGCTGGAGCAGCTTGGCGGCCTGGTCGGCCAGATCATCAACAAGCACGTTGCCCTGCAGATTCTGCCGGAGCACTACCCGATCGTCGGCAGCTGCCTGCTGCGCGCCATCGAAGAAGTGCTGGGCAAGGAAATCGCCACCCCCGCCGTGATCGACGCCTGGGGCGCGGCCTATGGCCAGCTGGCCGACATCCTGATCGGCGCGGAAGAGAACCTCTATAAACAGAAGGAAGAAGCCGAAGGCGGCTGGCGCGGTACCCGCGAATTCCGCCTGGTACGCCGTGAGCAGGAAAGCAGCGAAATCGTTTCGTTCTACTTTGCCCCGGTGGATGGCAAGCCGGTGCTCAAGGCCGAGCCTGGCCAGTACATCGGCCTGAAGCTGGACATCGACGGCGCCGAGCAGCGCCGCAACTACTCCCTGTCGGCACTGTGCGACGGCAAGGAATACCGCATCAGCGTCAAGCGCGAGGCGGGTGGCAAGGTTTCCAACTACCTGCACGATGTGCTGGCGGTGGGCGATACCCTGCAGCTGTTCCCGCCGGCTGGCGATTTCACCCTGGCAGCGGGCGACAAGCCGCTGGTGCTGATCAGCGGTGGCGTGGGTATTACCCCGACCCTGCCAATGCTGCAGGCGGCACTGCAAACCCAGCGTGAGGTGCATTTCATTCACTGCGCCCGTAACGGCGCCGTGCATGCCTTCCGCGACTGGATCGACGAGCTGGCCGAGCGTCACCCGCAGCTCAAGCGCTTCTACTGCTATGCAGAACCGCAGGATGGTGCTGCGGCTGATGCCGTGGGCCTGCTGAGCGAGGACCTGCTGGCCGAGTGGCTGCCGCAAGAGCGAGACGTGGATGCCTACTTCCTCGGGCCCAAGGGCTTCATGGCGGCGGTCAAGCGCCAGCTGAAGGGCCTGGGTGTGCCAGAGCAGCAGAGCCGCTACGAGTTCTTCGGGCCGGCGGCTGCGCTGGAGTGA
- a CDS encoding disulfide bond formation protein B — MNEQTSRLNRERRFLVLLGLICLSLIGGALYMQIVLGEAPCPLCILQRYALLFIAVFAFIAAAMPGRRSLTFFEALVVLSAIGGIVAAGNHVYILANPMVSCGIDTLQPIVDDLPLAKLWPLVFQVDGFCSTPYPPILGLSLAQWALVAFVLTAVLVPLGIYRNRRQA; from the coding sequence ATGAACGAACAAACATCGCGCCTGAATCGGGAACGGCGCTTTCTGGTACTGTTGGGCCTGATCTGCCTTTCGCTGATCGGTGGCGCCCTCTACATGCAGATAGTCCTGGGCGAGGCACCATGCCCGCTGTGCATCCTGCAACGTTATGCACTGTTGTTCATCGCCGTGTTCGCCTTCATCGCCGCGGCGATGCCCGGGCGCCGCAGCCTGACCTTCTTCGAGGCACTGGTGGTACTCAGCGCCATTGGCGGAATCGTTGCGGCCGGCAACCATGTGTATATACTCGCCAACCCCATGGTCAGTTGCGGTATCGACACCCTGCAGCCGATCGTGGACGACCTGCCGCTGGCCAAGCTCTGGCCGCTGGTGTTCCAGGTCGACGGCTTCTGCAGCACGCCGTACCCGCCGATCCTCGGTCTGTCGCTGGCGCAATGGGCGCTGGTGGCGTTCGTCCTGACGGCCGTCCTGGTTCCGCTCGGGATCTACCGCAACCGACGCCAGGCTTAG
- the cyoA gene encoding ubiquinol oxidase subunit II, translating into MSKKRYPRLFGILPFLGMLLLSGCNWTLLDPKGQVGIEQKNLILIATGLMLLVVIPVIIMTVVFAWKYRASNKAATYTPDWSHSTKIEAAVWIIPILIIIALGYFTYHSTHKLDPYRPLDSDVKPVQIDVVALDWKWLFIYPEQGIATVNKIVFPANTPVNFRVTSDAVMNSFFIPGLGGQIYAMAGMTTKLHLIANENGEFDGISANYSGAGFTGMKFKATATSQEDFDKWVAEVKQSPKKLDKAEYDALAKPSENNPVALYSEASPDQFQLIVDKYEGMNRGRPSHEEAGSKDLATTKGVESSMQPAAGAEE; encoded by the coding sequence ATGAGTAAAAAGCGTTACCCCAGACTGTTTGGCATATTGCCCTTTTTAGGCATGCTTTTACTCAGTGGGTGCAACTGGACCCTGCTCGACCCGAAAGGTCAGGTCGGCATTGAGCAAAAGAACCTGATCCTGATCGCTACCGGCCTGATGCTGCTGGTGGTGATTCCTGTCATTATCATGACCGTGGTTTTCGCCTGGAAGTACCGTGCTTCCAACAAGGCTGCCACCTACACCCCCGACTGGTCGCACTCGACCAAGATCGAAGCCGCGGTGTGGATCATCCCGATCCTGATCATCATCGCCCTGGGCTACTTCACCTACCACTCCACCCACAAGCTGGACCCGTACCGTCCGCTGGATTCCGATGTGAAGCCGGTGCAGATCGACGTGGTCGCGCTGGACTGGAAGTGGCTGTTCATCTACCCGGAGCAGGGCATTGCCACGGTCAACAAGATCGTCTTCCCGGCTAACACTCCGGTCAACTTCCGCGTCACTTCCGACGCCGTGATGAACTCGTTCTTCATCCCGGGCCTGGGCGGCCAGATCTACGCCATGGCCGGCATGACCACCAAGCTGCACCTGATCGCCAACGAAAACGGCGAGTTCGACGGTATCAGCGCCAACTACAGCGGTGCTGGCTTCACCGGCATGAAATTCAAGGCTACTGCCACCTCTCAGGAAGACTTCGACAAGTGGGTCGCCGAGGTCAAGCAGTCGCCGAAGAAGCTGGACAAGGCCGAATACGACGCCTTGGCCAAACCAAGCGAAAACAACCCAGTCGCGCTGTATAGCGAGGCTTCGCCTGACCAGTTCCAGCTGATCGTCGACAAGTACGAAGGCATGAACCGCGGTCGTCCGAGCCACGAAGAAGCAGGCAGCAAAGATCTGGCCACTACCAAGGGTGTGGAATCGAGTATGCAACCAGCTGCCGGTGCAGAGGAGTAA
- the cyoB gene encoding cytochrome o ubiquinol oxidase subunit I — MFGKLSLEAIPYHEPIVMVTLAMIALGGIAVVGAITYFRKWTYLWSEWLTTVDHKKIGVMYIIVAMVMLLRGFADAIMMRTQLAAATGGSEGYLPPEHYDQIFTAHGVIMIIFMAMPFFTGLMNLAVPLQIGARDVAFPFLNSLSFYLLLAGVLLVNISLGVGEFAKTGWVAYPPLAGIQYSPGVGVDYYIWALQLSGLGTTLTGVNFLVTVMKMRAPGMKLMDMPIFTWTCTWANVLIVASFPILTAALALLTVDRYLDFHIFTNELGGNPMMYVNLFWAWGHPEVYILILPAFGVFSEVTSTFSGKRLFGHHSMIYASGAIAVLGFAVWLHHFFTMGAGASVNTFFGLATMLISIPTGVKLFNWLFTIYQGRLRFTAPIMWTLGFMITFSIGGMTGVLLAVPGADFVLHNSLFVIAHFHNVIIGGAVFGYIAGFAYWFPKAFGFTLNEKWGKAAFWFWISGFYVAFMPLYALGFMGMTRRLNHSDNPLWEPYLYVAVVGAVLILFGIACQLIQLYVSVRDRNQNLDVTGDPWGGRTLEWSTSSPPPFYNFAHMPEKVGLDAWHEAKEAGVAYKPAAKYEAIHMPSNTSTGLFMGLFLTVFGFAFIWHIWWLVGASLVATIAVFVRHAARDDQGYMVPAEEVARIEGERMKALAKAGALPAGARVESFERV; from the coding sequence ATGTTCGGTAAACTAAGCCTGGAGGCGATACCCTATCACGAGCCGATAGTCATGGTGACGCTTGCCATGATCGCGCTCGGTGGTATCGCTGTCGTCGGTGCTATCACCTACTTCCGCAAGTGGACCTACTTGTGGAGCGAGTGGTTGACGACTGTCGACCACAAGAAAATCGGGGTGATGTACATCATCGTCGCGATGGTCATGCTGCTGCGCGGCTTTGCCGACGCCATCATGATGCGTACCCAGCTGGCTGCCGCTACCGGTGGCTCCGAAGGCTACCTGCCGCCTGAACACTATGACCAGATCTTCACCGCTCACGGTGTGATCATGATCATCTTCATGGCGATGCCGTTCTTCACCGGCCTGATGAACCTGGCGGTTCCTCTGCAGATCGGTGCACGTGACGTTGCCTTCCCGTTCCTGAACTCCCTGAGCTTCTACCTGCTGCTGGCAGGCGTGCTGCTGGTCAACATCTCGCTGGGCGTTGGTGAATTCGCCAAGACCGGCTGGGTTGCCTATCCGCCGCTCGCGGGCATTCAGTACAGCCCTGGGGTGGGTGTCGACTACTACATCTGGGCGCTACAGCTCTCAGGCCTGGGTACGACGCTTACCGGCGTGAACTTCCTCGTCACCGTGATGAAGATGCGCGCACCTGGCATGAAACTGATGGACATGCCGATCTTCACCTGGACCTGCACCTGGGCCAACGTGCTGATCGTGGCTTCCTTCCCGATCCTGACCGCTGCACTCGCTCTGCTGACTGTTGACCGTTATCTGGACTTCCACATCTTCACCAACGAGCTTGGTGGGAACCCGATGATGTACGTCAACCTGTTCTGGGCGTGGGGTCACCCTGAGGTTTACATCCTGATCCTGCCGGCCTTCGGTGTGTTCTCGGAAGTTACCTCGACCTTCTCCGGCAAGCGTCTGTTCGGCCACCACTCGATGATCTACGCATCGGGCGCCATCGCCGTGCTGGGCTTCGCCGTATGGCTGCACCACTTCTTCACCATGGGTGCCGGCGCCAGCGTCAACACCTTCTTCGGCCTGGCGACGATGCTGATCTCCATTCCGACCGGTGTGAAGCTGTTCAACTGGCTGTTCACCATCTACCAGGGCCGTCTGCGCTTCACCGCGCCGATCATGTGGACCCTGGGCTTCATGATCACCTTCTCCATCGGTGGCATGACTGGCGTTCTGCTGGCTGTTCCAGGTGCTGACTTCGTGCTGCACAACAGCCTGTTCGTAATTGCTCACTTCCACAACGTGATCATCGGTGGTGCGGTATTCGGCTACATCGCCGGCTTCGCCTACTGGTTCCCGAAAGCCTTCGGTTTCACCCTGAACGAGAAGTGGGGCAAGGCTGCCTTCTGGTTCTGGATCTCGGGCTTCTACGTAGCGTTCATGCCGCTGTACGCCCTGGGCTTCATGGGCATGACCCGTCGTCTGAACCACTCCGACAACCCACTGTGGGAACCCTACCTGTACGTAGCCGTTGTCGGCGCCGTGCTGATCCTGTTCGGTATCGCTTGCCAGCTGATCCAGCTGTACGTATCGGTTCGCGACCGCAACCAGAACCTGGACGTGACCGGCGACCCATGGGGCGGCCGTACCCTGGAATGGTCGACTTCGTCGCCACCTCCGTTCTACAACTTCGCCCACATGCCTGAGAAGGTTGGCCTGGACGCCTGGCATGAAGCCAAGGAAGCCGGTGTCGCCTACAAGCCTGCGGCCAAGTACGAAGCGATCCACATGCCGAGCAACACCTCCACCGGTTTGTTCATGGGCCTGTTCCTGACCGTCTTCGGCTTCGCCTTCATCTGGCACATCTGGTGGCTGGTTGGCGCGAGCCTGGTTGCAACCATCGCTGTCTTCGTTCGCCACGCTGCGCGTGACGACCAGGGCTACATGGTTCCGGCCGAAGAAGTGGCGCGCATCGAAGGCGAGCGCATGAAAGCGCTGGCCAAAGCAGGTGCTCTGCCTGCCGGCGCACGTGTCGAATCGTTTGAGCGGGTGTAA
- the cyoC gene encoding cytochrome o ubiquinol oxidase subunit III yields MSSQVMHGAAHGHDHGHDDHHHDSGQMTVLGFWLYLMTDCILFASLFATYAVLSGSFAGGPSGHDIFQLDFVAVETLFLLLSSITFGFAMLKMFDGKKAGVLGWLAVTFLFGAGFIAMEIYEFHHLIAEGFGPQRSGFLSGFFALVGTHGLHVTAGLIWMAIMMYQINKHGITPTAKTRMSCLSLFWHFLDVVWICVFTVVYLLGVL; encoded by the coding sequence ATGTCCAGTCAAGTAATGCACGGTGCTGCTCATGGTCATGACCATGGGCATGACGACCACCACCACGACTCGGGCCAGATGACCGTACTCGGTTTCTGGCTGTACCTGATGACCGACTGCATCCTGTTTGCGTCGCTCTTCGCCACCTACGCGGTGCTGTCCGGCAGTTTTGCCGGCGGCCCGTCGGGTCATGACATCTTCCAGCTCGATTTCGTAGCTGTTGAAACGCTGTTCCTGCTGCTGTCCTCGATCACCTTCGGCTTCGCCATGCTGAAGATGTTCGATGGCAAGAAAGCTGGCGTTCTGGGCTGGTTGGCTGTGACCTTCCTGTTCGGTGCAGGCTTCATCGCGATGGAAATCTACGAATTCCATCACCTGATCGCCGAGGGCTTCGGCCCGCAGCGCAGTGGCTTCCTGTCGGGCTTCTTCGCCCTGGTAGGTACCCACGGTCTGCACGTGACCGCCGGCCTGATCTGGATGGCAATCATGATGTACCAGATCAACAAGCACGGCATCACGCCGACCGCCAAGACCCGCATGAGCTGCCTGAGCCTGTTCTGGCACTTCCTGGACGTGGTCTGGATCTGCGTATTCACCGTCGTCTACCTGCTGGGAGTTCTGTAA
- the cyoD gene encoding cytochrome o ubiquinol oxidase subunit IV, producing MANAHDTHHEGNHGSVKSYMIGFILSIILTAIPFGLAMSPSLPKNLTVLIIVAMAVIQVVVHLVYFLHMDRSKEQRNNVSTFLFTTLVIALLVGLSLWIMFSIHFEMLAK from the coding sequence ATGGCTAACGCACACGACACTCATCACGAAGGTAACCACGGCAGCGTCAAGTCGTACATGATCGGCTTCATCCTGTCGATCATCCTGACTGCGATCCCGTTCGGCCTGGCCATGTCGCCAAGCCTGCCGAAGAACCTGACCGTTCTGATCATTGTTGCCATGGCCGTGATCCAGGTAGTAGTGCACCTCGTGTACTTCCTGCACATGGACCGCTCGAAAGAGCAACGCAACAACGTTTCGACGTTCCTGTTCACCACCCTGGTGATCGCTCTGCTGGTCGGCCTGTCGCTGTGGATCATGTTCAGCATCCACTTCGAAATGTTGGCCAAGTGA
- the cyoE gene encoding heme o synthase: protein MSVKHFIQITKPGIIFGNVLSVAGGFFLASKGHVDFALFLAVVIGTSLVVASGCVFNNCIDRDIDHKMERTKNRVMVQGGMSLPLALIYATLLGVAGFSLLYVQANPLSAFCALIGFIVYVGFYSLWLKRKSVHGTLVGSLSGAMPPVIGYCAVSNSFDLAAVTLLVMFSLWQMPHSFAIAIFRFKDYSAANIPVLPVARGILAAKKQIVLYVLAFVLATLMLTLGGYAGLGYLAVAAAMGLYWLYMAWGGYKAEDDSKWARKVFGFSILTVTALSVMMGVDSQTAADVLMTYAR, encoded by the coding sequence ATGTCCGTTAAGCACTTTATCCAAATCACCAAACCGGGGATCATTTTCGGTAACGTGCTTTCCGTGGCAGGCGGTTTCTTCCTTGCCTCGAAGGGCCATGTGGATTTCGCCCTGTTCCTGGCGGTGGTGATCGGTACTTCGCTGGTGGTTGCGTCCGGATGCGTGTTCAACAACTGCATCGACCGTGACATCGACCACAAGATGGAGCGCACCAAGAACCGCGTCATGGTCCAGGGCGGCATGTCGCTGCCCCTCGCGCTGATCTACGCCACCCTGCTCGGGGTGGCGGGTTTCAGCCTGCTGTATGTCCAGGCCAACCCGCTGTCGGCGTTCTGTGCGCTGATCGGCTTCATCGTCTACGTCGGTTTCTACAGCCTGTGGCTGAAGCGTAAATCGGTGCACGGCACCTTGGTCGGCAGCCTTTCTGGTGCCATGCCTCCGGTGATCGGCTATTGCGCCGTGAGCAACAGCTTCGACCTGGCTGCGGTTACCCTGCTGGTGATGTTCAGCCTGTGGCAGATGCCGCACAGCTTCGCCATCGCGATCTTCCGCTTCAAGGATTACAGCGCTGCCAACATTCCGGTCCTGCCGGTGGCACGTGGCATCCTCGCGGCGAAGAAGCAGATCGTGCTGTACGTGCTGGCCTTCGTGCTCGCAACCTTGATGCTTACCCTCGGCGGTTACGCCGGCCTCGGCTACCTGGCCGTGGCAGCAGCCATGGGCCTGTACTGGCTGTACATGGCCTGGGGTGGCTACAAGGCCGAGGACGACAGCAAGTGGGCCCGCAAGGTGTTCGGCTTCTCCATCCTCACCGTCACTGCCCTGAGCGTGATGATGGGTGTGGACAGCCAGACCGCTGCGGACGTGCTGATGACATACGCACGCTGA
- the alaC gene encoding alanine transaminase produces the protein MANPGSPRRFARIDRLPPYVFNITAELKMAARRRGEDIIDLSMGNPDGATPPHIVEKLVQVAQREDTHGYSTSRGIPRLRRAISNWYKERYEVDIDPESEAIVTIGSKEGLAHLMLATLDQGDTVLVPNPSYPIHIYGAVIAGAQVRSVPLVPGVDFFNELERAIRESIPKPKMMILGFPSNPTAQCVELDFFERVVALAKQYNVLVVHDLAYADIVYDGWKAPSIMQVPGAKDIAVEFFTLSKSYNMAGWRIGFMVGNPELVSALARIKSYHDYGTFTPLQVAAIAALEGDQQCVRDIAEQYRQRRNLLVKGLHELGWMVENPKASMYVWAKIPPEYAHLGSLEFSKKLLAEAKVCVSPGIGFGDYGDDHVRFALIENQDRIRQAIRGIRQMFRADGVARK, from the coding sequence ATGGCCAACCCAGGTTCGCCGCGCCGCTTTGCGCGCATCGATCGTCTCCCCCCTTACGTCTTCAACATCACTGCCGAGCTCAAGATGGCTGCCCGCCGCCGTGGCGAGGACATCATCGACCTGAGCATGGGCAACCCCGATGGCGCAACCCCGCCGCACATCGTCGAGAAGCTGGTGCAGGTCGCCCAGCGTGAAGACACCCACGGCTACTCCACCTCCCGCGGCATCCCGCGCCTGCGTCGGGCCATCTCCAACTGGTACAAGGAACGCTACGAGGTCGACATCGACCCGGAAAGCGAAGCCATCGTCACCATCGGCTCGAAGGAAGGCCTGGCACACCTGATGCTGGCCACCCTCGACCAGGGCGACACGGTGCTGGTGCCCAACCCCAGCTACCCGATCCATATCTACGGGGCGGTGATTGCCGGTGCCCAGGTGCGTTCGGTGCCGCTAGTGCCGGGTGTGGACTTCTTCAACGAACTCGAGCGGGCCATCCGCGAGTCGATCCCCAAGCCGAAGATGATGATCCTCGGCTTCCCGTCCAACCCCACCGCTCAGTGCGTGGAACTGGACTTCTTCGAGCGCGTGGTGGCATTGGCCAAGCAGTACAACGTGCTGGTGGTGCATGACCTGGCCTACGCCGACATCGTCTACGACGGCTGGAAAGCCCCGTCGATCATGCAGGTGCCGGGGGCCAAGGACATCGCGGTGGAGTTCTTCACCCTGTCCAAGAGCTACAACATGGCCGGCTGGCGGATCGGTTTCATGGTCGGCAACCCCGAGTTGGTCAGTGCCCTGGCGCGGATCAAGAGCTACCACGACTACGGCACCTTCACCCCGCTGCAGGTGGCTGCCATCGCAGCACTGGAAGGCGACCAGCAGTGCGTGCGCGACATCGCCGAGCAATACCGCCAGCGCCGCAACCTGCTGGTCAAAGGGCTGCACGAGCTGGGCTGGATGGTCGAGAACCCCAAGGCCTCGATGTACGTGTGGGCGAAGATCCCGCCGGAGTACGCGCACCTGGGCTCGCTGGAGTTTTCCAAGAAGCTGCTGGCCGAGGCCAAGGTATGCGTGTCGCCGGGGATCGGCTTTGGTGATTATGGTGATGACCATGTGCGCTTTGCCCTGATCGAGAACCAGGACCGTATTCGCCAGGCGATTCGCGGGATCCGGCAGATGTTCCGGGCTGATGGGGTGGCCCGCAAATAA
- a CDS encoding YkgJ family cysteine cluster protein, whose translation MSEYNPCLDCGACCGYFRVSFFWGECQSAGGLVPDDLVVQINPTRVAMIGTDAKPCRCISLQGEIGQEVACTIYANRSSPCREFEASWEGGVHNPSCDDARAAYGLPPLTPPGANEPHWPDDGAEVA comes from the coding sequence ATGTCCGAATACAACCCTTGCCTTGACTGCGGCGCCTGCTGCGGGTACTTCCGTGTGTCCTTTTTCTGGGGCGAATGCCAGTCTGCCGGGGGCCTTGTACCGGACGACCTGGTGGTACAGATCAACCCCACCCGTGTTGCCATGATCGGCACCGATGCCAAACCCTGCCGCTGCATCAGCCTGCAGGGCGAGATCGGCCAGGAGGTGGCGTGCACCATCTACGCCAACCGTTCCAGCCCCTGCCGCGAGTTCGAGGCGTCGTGGGAGGGTGGGGTGCATAACCCCAGCTGCGACGATGCGCGGGCGGCGTATGGCCTGCCACCGCTGACCCCGCCTGGGGCCAACGAGCCGCATTGGCCGGATGATGGGGCTGAGGTGGCCTGA